CATTATCAAGTCTTTATTCTTATGCAAGCAACGTTTCATTGGTCAGTCTTGTCTTATGTGTCATGCAGGACGCAGCAGGCATATGAGGGCCCCGCGTCTGCACGAATCCGAGCAGATCACACAGGATGGAACCTCACGTACGAAACATCGCAGCCTGAGTTTCGAATTAAAGGCAGCACTCTGAACTCTGTAATCTATATAAAGGCAATAGAAGTCGGTACGAATTAAAGCCAAACGAACTAAGCAAGGCCGTACATAGATGCGTGCGTGTGGCGTCAACCACTCAACCGGGCTCCCTTTCTCTCTCCAGTAGGCCATGTAAAATATTGTTTTGCAATATAGATTGTGCTCTATTTGCTTCTCGCCGAAGAGGGAGGAGTTAGTGGACGTCAGCTGCAGGTGGCCAAGCCGACAACGGCCGCTCGTTCAGGTCGCCAGTCCAATTTCAAAATTGTGTGTTCAAACGTAGTGGCATGTCACGTCTAAACAAACTCATATGTTTCCATCATTTGGATGCCAAATTGCCAATGCCCTCTTTTTTTCCCTAGGCAGGGACGGGAAAACCTCACGTTTGTCGCTGCGCTCACAATGACCATACAAGACTCAGAACGCGTTTGCCGCCACGGCCCAGCAGCCTGGCTATGCTCCCGACTGCAACTCTCATGTGCTTACGTAGCCTAGCTTGTTCGGGAGTCTGACTATACGCGTGCAAAGCTTCGGTATTTTAGGTAGTTTTAATCTTCTAGCTCGGCTGTATACTATGTGATAAAGATCAGCTTATCTGAACCAAACTACATATGGTACAAGTACGTAAATTACAGCCTAGCCTCGAACCAGTTggacgggcgggctgagccaggcAGGCAAACACGCCAGATCTCTGGCTTGACTGTCCATGTATAGCATAGGGGTCATCTACACTTCAGAAAACTGGCAATGTTAAGACGTGGTCAAGCAGCAGACTTCGGCAATGTGAGACGTAGTCAAGCAGCATGGCTTCGTCCGTTAAGTTGACCCGTAAATTAAATTCATCCATCCAGCACTTCAGGTTCAATTCAACCAACCGTTATCGAGCACCATATGCAGGAACTCGTCATCAGGACATTCACAGAACAATGCACAAACAAATGGGTCCACAGAAGTTAAGAAATGCGTACAAACTCCTAATCATTTTCCCCTCTTTCTCTTGTACAGTACACTTTGCCCTAAGGCGTGGAAATCAGTGAGGCTGGATCATGCAGTCTAAATACAATCACGGCATCAACAATCCCCCCCAATGCTTCAAACAGACGAGTGAAGAATAGAAAGCAATAGAAGATCAGGACGAGCAGAAGAGCTGTCAACAAACAACCAGAAAATCTACACAGGGTTTCCTTCTGTAATTCACAACTTGCCTATGGGTGTTATCGACTACTGCGTACTCTCCATCTGCAACGATCCATCCTTTTGCAGCTTAAGGCTCAGGCTGGTGAACCGCTCTCTCGAATACTGTCTCGACGCTTTCCTCCAGTCTGTTCCGGCCTTCATCATCGCTGCAAACTCATCGTAGCTTATCTTGCCATCCTGAGGAACAAGACAACAAAAACAGTTTTAGATAGTCCGTACCACAAAGTTCAGTCTTGTAACCATTACACCAAATGAGCTAAACAAGAAGCGAGAAGCAAGCTAGCATCCATTTAAAAACCGATTGATCAAGAAGTACGAACCTTATCGGTGTCTACGTCACGGATAATGGCATTGATAACCTCTTCATGATTCTGTCCAAGGTCATCAGCTAATGACTCACGGAGTTCATCGATTTCAATATAACCACTCTGGTTCCGGTCAAAGTATGCAAATGCCTTATGAAGATGCTCATCATTTCCAATCTTTCTTAGATGAACAGATAGTGTAACAAATTCTCCATAATCCAAGGACCCGTTTCCATCAGCATCCGCCTGGCATAACATGCACAAACAGTAAACATAAAAGGCCCAAACACATCACCTTCGTGAAAGAATGCTTAATTAAAATGAAAATCGAAAACATTAAACCAGGTTGACAAAATACATTCAAAGGTGATTCACATTAGCAAAAAAAAATCCAGTCCAATATTAAAGAGGTGCAATAAGTTTCAGTTGTGGAGGAAAAGAATGTCAACTCACAGCTTCCATTAGTATTTGAACATCTGCATCAGGGATTTGGTGACCAAATTTATGCAGACCAAGCTTCAGCTCATCGAAATTAAGCATTTGATCCTTGTTAAGATCCATCTTCTCAAACATATCCTTTATGTCAGCAGCCTCTTCTACTGAAAGATGCTCAGCTATGACCTGTATTCAAAGATGTGAGGAATTCCAGAGCAAGTATGGCAATTAAAGGGTCAAGTCAGACAGAAATGTACCCTAAGTGCATGCTTCTTGAACTTGTTCATCACAGAGAATTGTTGAAGTCTGGCCTTAACAGTTTCGCCCAAATTGACATTTGGAGCCTTCTTAATGTTCTGTAACCATGGGTGATCTGGAGGGAGATACAAGGTTATCAGACAAATATATAAGGGGGAACACTTACAAAAATTATAGCATTATCTTCCATCAATGGTAACAAAAGGTTCAGCAATCTAGGAATATAGTTTCTCGCTGTTTTAAGATTGAAAAAATGAGCAAAAATATGGTCATCTAGTGTGAGAATAAATATTACCAAGCACTTGCTGAGCTGTCAATCGTCGCTTTGGATCTGGGTTGAGCATTCCTCTTACAAGGTCTTTGGCATTATCAGAGACCCTTGGCCATGGATCTCTTTTGAAATCAATGACAGATCGGATAATTGCCTGAGCAACACCTTGCTCCGATTCTGCATTGCAACATTGAAACACAAAAAATGTCAGACATGTTTAACAACACAAAATTAAGGTGTATTTTCATCTTCTACAGCCCCATCTCCCAATCACCACACCCAAATTCAATGTCAAGAAAAAAGTCAGTCCACAATATGCCATATTGAGCATTTGAATTTACAAGAGATTAGAATGTATTCCTTTTTGTAATTCTAAACATTCGAAACTGCTACTGTATACAGATGTATCACAGCTGTCAATCATTCCAGATACAAAACTAACCTGCCCAGAATGGAGGGACACCACAGAGAAGAATGTACAGAATCACCCCTGCACTCCAAACATCAACCTCTGGGCCATAATTTCTCTTTAGTACCTCTGGGGCCATGTAATAAGGACTCCCAACAATCTCTGTAAACCGTTCGCCTAcacaaattcaaatttggtgTTCAATATATGCCATGAAATCAAACAGCAAAAGAGACAAGACAGATCACCACAGTCCAAAGATCATATTGTCAATAAGACAACATTATTGATAATGACTGATGAAGCAAAATGACAAACAGATAAAGGAAGAGAAACTGCACCTGGAGTGAAAAATACAGACAGGCCAAAATCAATGGCCTTAAGGGCTGCTGATTCTTTTTTGTTCGCAAACAAGAAATTTTCTGGTTTGAGATCCCTGTGCATCACTCCATGCTTATGGCACATCTGACATTGCACAAGACATAGCAATGAACAAGTTAACTCATAGCTCAGGTTATAACTTATAAACAAGTTAAAGACAGAAGAAATGAAATTACAAACAATCTAAATACACGATGATTAGCCATGGAATGATAAGGTAGTGACCAGAATAAATACAGCTTACATTTAATACATAACCTATCGAATCAAATTTTGAGAAAGCTATCATACTAGTGACCGAAAACTGATCCCACGCAACATAATAGAGTAACCGAAACGCGTATAACTAATTCATTTGTAGCTTTGCTGTCAAATAATAATGATTCTACTATGTATCAAAACAAAATCTCACCTGCACGACCTCGACGATAGTGCGTGTGACCAAGGCGGCAGCGCGTTCCGTGTAGTGCCCCCGCGCCACGATGCGGTCGAAGAGCTCCCCACCCTCACAGAGCTCCATGACGAGGTGCACGGCATTGTCGTCCTCGTAGGTATCCCTGAGCGTGACGATGTTGGGGTGCTTGGGGAGGTGGCGCATGATCTCC
This portion of the Zea mays cultivar B73 chromosome 2, Zm-B73-REFERENCE-NAM-5.0, whole genome shotgun sequence genome encodes:
- the LOC100280693 gene encoding Calcium-dependent protein kinase 20 — translated: MGNCCVTPNGAADAGGGKKPKEPKQKKGKKPNPFSIEYNRSTPASAPRLVVLREPTGRDIAERYELGAELGRGEFGVTYLCTDRASGEALACKSISKKKLRTPVDVEDVRREVEIMRHLPKHPNIVTLRDTYEDDNAVHLVMELCEGGELFDRIVARGHYTERAAALVTRTIVEVVQMCHKHGVMHRDLKPENFLFANKKESAALKAIDFGLSVFFTPGERFTEIVGSPYYMAPEVLKRNYGPEVDVWSAGVILYILLCGVPPFWAESEQGVAQAIIRSVIDFKRDPWPRVSDNAKDLVRGMLNPDPKRRLTAQQVLDHPWLQNIKKAPNVNLGETVKARLQQFSVMNKFKKHALRVIAEHLSVEEAADIKDMFEKMDLNKDQMLNFDELKLGLHKFGHQIPDADVQILMEAADADGNGSLDYGEFVTLSVHLRKIGNDEHLHKAFAYFDRNQSGYIEIDELRESLADDLGQNHEEVINAIIRDVDTDKDGKISYDEFAAMMKAGTDWRKASRQYSRERFTSLSLKLQKDGSLQMESTQ